The Blastocatellia bacterium sequence CCCTCTGGCCGGCGCCGGACGGTGACGGTCGTCCCTTTGATGGGCGCAAACGGCGAGGTCGAGGGATATGCACGGCTCAGCGCATTACCGCGTGCGACGCCTTCCCAGGAAGCGTTGTTGAAAGCCGAACACTTTGCGACCCTCGGCCAGATGATGTCGGGCATTGCTCATGACGTCGGCACGCCGCTCAACATCATCTCCGGGTATGCCGAATACCTGTTGATGCGGACGAAGGGCGAGGCGACGGGCCACAAGGAGCTGACGGCGATCCTTGAACAGACGCGGCGCGTGGCCGAGTATATCCGCATCATGCTCGATCTGGCGCGGCCCTCGCAAGGGCGCGTGGATGCGATTGAATTGAAGGGATTCCTGGGCGACTCGCTTGATTTGATGGGCAGCCATTTGCGCAAGGCGAGTGTGCGTGTGGAGCTATCGTGCCAGAGCGCGCCGCCGGTGATTTATGGCGATGGGCCGCGATTGCGGCAGGCATTTTTTAACCTGCTTTTGAATGCCGGGCGCAGGCTCGGGGCTGGCGGCCAACTGGAGCTAGGCATCGAAGAGCCTCCGGAGATGCCCGGATTCATTGGTGTCCGGCTGACGGGCTTGGACCGCGAAGGCCGCAGCCAGGACTTTGCGGAATCGTTTGCGGAATTTCTTGCGCCGCGGCGTAACTGGGGAAAGGAAGAGATGGGGTTAATGCTGACGCGGGGAATCCTTGATGAATATGGCGCGAAGGTGGCGGCCTTGCCGGTCGAAGGGCATGGCGTCGGCCTTATTGTTTATCTTCCTAAGCGGGCCGGCGGCATGGTGACAGGCCAGCCAGCCCAGCGGTAAGCGTTTATGAAACAGAAAATTCTTATCGTCGAAGACGAAGCGCAGATGTGCGATCTGCTGATGTCTTTTTTTGGTGACAAGGGCTACAAAGTCACAGCGGTGCAGAATGGCGAAGACGCCATCGCGCGGCTTGAGGAGGAAGATTTCGCCCTGGTGATCACCGACATCAAGTTGCCGGGCATGAGCGGGCTGGAGCTGCTGGCCCGCCTTCGGCAGGAGTGGCAGGACGTGGCGGTCATCATCATGACGGCGTTCAGCTCGATTTCCTCAGCGGTCGAGGCCATGAAGCTGGGTGCCGAAGATTACATCGGCAAGCCCTTCCAGCTCGACGAGCTGGCGATAACCGTGGACAAAGCCCTGGAACGGCGCAGTCTGCGGCGCGAGGTGCGCGAGCTGCGCGCCGAGGTGCGCGACCGTTATAACTTCTCCAATATCGTTGGGCGAAGCAAGCCGATGCTGCAACTGTTCGAAGTGATTCGGCGCATTGCGGCGCGGCGCGACGCTTCGGCGCTGATTATCGGCTCGACAGGCACCGGCAAAGAGCTTGTCGCCAGGGCCATCCACTACAACTCCGACCGCCGCGATGCGCCGTTTATGCCGATCAATTGCTCGGCGATCCCTGAGACGCTGCTGGAGTCAGAATTGTTCGGGCATCAGAAAGGCGCCTTCACGGGGGCGCATGAAACGCGGCGCGGGCTGCTCGAGGAGGCGCAGGGCGGCACGGTCTTCCTCGACGAGATCAACACCCTATCGCAGAACCTGCAAGTGAAACTATTGCGTGTCCTTCAGGAGCGCGTCGTCAGGCGCGTCGGCGGGCGCGAGAACATCACCATCGATATACGCCTGGTGTCGGCCAGCAACCTCGACCTTGAAGAAGCGGTCAAGCGCGGCGAATTCCGCCAGGACCTTTTTTACAGGCTCAGCGTGGTGCCCGTGCGGCTGCCGGATTTGAAAGACCGGCGGGAAGACATTCCATTGCTGGTGAGTCACTTTCTGCAAAAGTTCTCGCAGCAGCACGGCGAGCCGATGCGGCGCTTTTCCAGCGAGGCGATGCGGGTGTTGATGACACACGCCTGGCCGGGCAACGTCCGCGAGCTGGAGAACGCCGTCGAGCACGCCTTGACTATGGGGAGCGGCGACATCCTGACGATGGATGACCTGCCGTCGAGCGTCACCTCTCCTGAGCGTGACATTGTTGAAGAGGCGACGCTGGACAATGTGTCGTTAGCGGAAGTCGAGCGCCGCTACATAGTCAAGATTCTGGAAAAGATGGGGCATCACCAGATCAAGACGGCGCAAATCCTCGGCATTGATCGGCGGACACTGTACAGGCGCTTGCGGCAGTATGGGTATGGCGGCCATCTGCGTGACGAGGATAGCGATTTCTTCGATCCCTCCGAAGATACCGTGCAAGTCAGGGCGCCTTCACTATAGAATATATTGAACCGCCGAGGGCTGACGGACCGCCGCAGCTCGACGGCTGTATGTTAATATTTAGGTGAGGGATTAATCGATATGGCAGATGACGCCCAAAAGGATCGACCGCCGGTCGCAAGCGAAGAAACGGCGGGAGATCAACGGACACGGCTCGGCAGCAACCACGGCGAAGAGGGCAAGTGGGTGGAAAAGAGCGGCTACGCTCGCGACATCAACGCCATCAGCGAGCCCGGCGGCAGCGGCCGTGAAGTTCGCGGCGGCGCGGCAAGTCGACAGCCGCATCCGTCACGCAACCTGTCGGCGCGCGCGAAGGGGTATGGCATAGGTGGCGGTTACGAGCGGCCGTACAGGAAAGAGAAGTCGCGGCCCGCGGAAGCGAGCGGCGATCTCTACGGCCCGATGCCGCCGGGCGGCTATTACGGAACGGGAATCGGGGCGCGTCCCTTCGAGCGCGGGCGCGCGGGGTTTGACGACGAGATAAACTGGTATCGCTCGCAGTACGGCGAGACGACGAGCGGTTACGAGAAGCGCAAGAAATAAGCCGGCCCCTATCTTGGTTAAATTCGAACTTTATTTGCCCCCGGCAAGGACGGTCTCGGCGCGGGCTTTATCCTTGGTGTAAGTCGCGTTTCGCTCGACGGTCCAGTTTGGGCCATCCTGTTTGAGAATGTAGCCGAGATACTCTTTTTGAAAATTGCCTTCACCGGACGCGAAGTTATGGGTTATGGTGACGGCGATGTAGGCTTTGTCGGGCATATTGTCAGCCGGGTGGAAGAAATCGACGACCATTTCACGGATGCCGACACCCTGACTTTGCAGCTTCTCTTCGACGGCTTTGCGCGCCTTCTCTTGTTTCGAGCTGCAAGCGCTGAAGACGGTCAGGAACATGGAGAAAGCGATTAATAGGGTGGTTGTGGTTTTGCTTCGATGGCGGCTCATAGGCTAGATTTTTACCCTAGCCATGCCGCTTTGACAAGCGGCAGGCGCGGGCGGTAGAGCCAGGGAAGTGAGAAAGGCGCTGATGGGCATTTTTATTAAACAGTTGCTGGCCGGGAGGGAATTCGCAGAGACTAATCCCATCGCCGGGCAGATGGCCAATTTCGTTTATCTGCTTGGCGACGACCAGACGCGCGAGTGCATGGTGGTTGATCCGGCCTGGGATGTCAGCGGCATTTTGGATGAGATTGACCGGCAAGAGCTACGGCTTACAGGCGCGCTGGTGACCCACTATCATTCCGATCATGTCGGCGGCGAGCTTTTCGGGCATCATATTGATGGGCTCGCCGAGTTGATGAGATTGCGCCCCGTGAAGGTCTATGTCAACCAGTTGGAGGCTGAAGGCATACGGCTGGTCACGGGGTTGTCGGATTCCGATATGATTAAAGTTTCGGGGGGCGATCAGGTTGAAGTCGGCGGCGAGTCGCTCAGGTTTCTGCATACGCCGGGGCATACGCCGGGTAGTCAATGTTTTCTCATGGGTTCATCGCTGGTTTCGGGTGATACGTTATTCATTGGCGGCTGCGGGCGCGTCGATCTGCCCGGCGGCAATGCCGAGCAATTGTATTATTCTTTAACCCAAGTTCTTGGCAAATTGCCTGATGACACGGAGCTCTTCCCGGGTCATAATTACGCCACGCGCCCAAGCAGTACGATTGGGCGCGAGCGCCAGGAGAATTTTACGATGCGCGTCGGCAGTCTCGCGGAATGGCGGCGGTTGATGGGATAAGTGAGCGAGCCGGCACTCTTTGGCGACGACCTCGACGCAATCGCGGGCAGATAGCTGAGTCTGATAACGTTTCTTAGATTATCTATCATCGGCATCGACTGAGTAGGGTTGGTTGAGTTGAGTCAGTCAGAGTGAAGGCTGAACGGGCTTAAGGTTGTAAGGCTGGGTTTAGTTTGTGCGGCTGGCAGGCAACCCGGGTTGGATTTGAGGCAGCCAGGTTGGATTTCGTCAATTCGGTATTGTCGAGCAGTTCGGTATTGTCTAGTCGGTATTGTCTAGCAGTAAGGAGTAGAAGCAACATGGAAAGGTTTTTCAGGTTGGTTGCGCTAGGGTTGATTATTAGCACCATGGGAGTCTCTGGGTTCAGGCGCGGCGCTGGGGTTCCAGGGGCGAAAGAAGGCATCCTCGCGCGCCTGTCCGAGGCGCGGGCTCTTCTCGCGAATGAGCCGGTTGGCATGCAGAAGGGAATTGTCGGTACTCGCCGCGTCAAAGTGTCGCGGCGTCGCTACCAGGAGGTGCCGGTTATCGGCATTACGGGGCGAGAAATAGCCCTTGCCGTTCTTGATGAGCAAGGGAAGTTTCATGTCGTGCGCGGACTGAAGCGCGACAATCAAGGATTCGAGACCTTGACCCCAGGCTATCAGCTGGTTTTGAGAAGGGAGAATGGGATCAACTCGGAATTTGTTTGTCTCAGCCCGCAGGGCGGTCGCATTCTGGCCATCAAGTACCCTGTGTCGAATGAGCGCGGGCGTTTCGGGGGCGACTCTGAAGTCATTGAAGCGGTCTACACCCCCTACTCTCAGGAGATCGATAGCTCAGAGATGATCAAGCGGGGCATCGAGGTGCAGAGCGGATTTATCAATCAAGCCTATGAGCGCTTGAAGAATCGGCAGGTGCGGTCGCGGGCCTTTGAGGGGCGCCCAATTACAGACGCCATTCCGCGAGAGGTGCTGCGGGTCTTGCTGATCAATGAGCATATAGATCCCGGAGAATTCCGTTCTGCGGATATGGCCGAAGGGTTGGCGCGGCGAGTCTTGACGGTGGTGGCCGCCAACGGCGAGAAAGCTTATGCGTATTCGATCAGCCGGGCAGGTGCGAGAGGATTGGTTCAAATGATCGCTTCCACCTATTCCTTATTATTGAAGCGCTATCCTGAGGCTGGGCTGAAGGCCGATTTTATCGCGGGGATGAGCGATCCGGTGAACGCCATCATGGCACAGGTGCTGTTGTGTGATGCGGATTGGGGGGCAATGCGCTCGCGCTATGCAATAGGGCCGGAGCGGGTTGGCCCATATCTCGCCGCGGCCTATAATGGCGGGGTAGGAAGGGTGCTGTCACTGCTCTCAACGGAGCAGGAAGAATGGATGGCCAACCCGGATTTGAGCCGCCGCCCGGCGCAGACGATAACCCGGCGGATCGCGGTTCGCGGTCGTTCGCGGCGCGGGCGGCTTCAGAAGCGCTATGTCCTGAAAAGCTATGTCGTGCCGATCTTCAGGAACGAGACCAGTAAATATGTCAGCCAGTATCACTGGATCAAGAGCTACCTCGACGCCGGCGCCGCTGATGGCAAACGCGGCAGTGTCGCGGCGGAAAGATGAAGCGGCGCACCGATAGCGCATCCAGCAGGGCGGCGCGGCATAGTCGGCGCGGTGGTTTGAATTAACCTTCCAAAGGAGCTGATAAAACGTGAGCACAGCCGAAATGCGAAAGATTCCGATGCTTGATTTGAAGGCGCAATACCGGAATCTCGCCGAGGAGACAGAGTCTGCCGTAAAGCGCGTGTTGGAGAGTCAGCAGTTGATACTGGGCCCTGAGGTTAAGGATCTCGAAAGGGAGATCGCCGCCTACTGTCAGTGCGAGTACGCGGTAGGGTGTGCGTCGGGCTCGGATGCGTTGCTGCTCGCGCTCATGGCGTTCGACGTGGGGCCTGGCGATGAGGTGATTACCACGCCGTTCACCTTTTTTGCGACTGCCGGCTCGATTATTCGGTTGGGCGCAAAGCCGGTATTTGTCGATATCGATCCGCAATCTTTCAACATGAACGTTGCCACGCTTGCTTCTGCGGTGACGGCCCGAACGAAAGCCATAATGCCTGTGCATCTCTTCGGCCAGTGTGTGGAAATGGAATCGGTCGAGCAGGTGGCGCGCCGCACGGGTGCCGCAATAATTGAGGATGCCGCGCAGGCAATCGGCGCCGAATATTATGGCCGGAGGGCTGGGAGTCTTGGGGATGTTGCGGCCTTCAGCTTCTACCCATCTAAGAACCTCGGCGGTGCTGGCGATGGCGGCATGCTGACGACGAATCGCAGTGAGGTTGCTGAGGAGTTGCGCATGTTGCGAGCGCACGGAGCGAAACGCAAGTATTACCATGATCGCGTCGGAGTCAATAGCCGACTCGACTCGCTCCAGGCCGCGATTTTACGGGTTAAATTCCGCTATCTCGATGATTGGGCAGCGGCGCGGCAAGCGAATGCCCGGCGGTATGATGATCTGTTTGACGAAGCAGGGCTGCGGGAGAATGGCCAGGTTACAGTGCCAAGCGTCGGAGCCGGCCAGCATCATGTGTTCAACCAATATGTCATCAGAGTTGAAAAGCGAGATGATCTGCGTGCTTATTTGAACGGTTGCGGTGTTGGAACGGAGATTTACTATCCGGTGCCGATGCATCTGCAAACCTGCTTTGCGGATTTGGGGTATGCGAAGGGCGACTTTATCGAGGCAGAGAAAGCCGCGGATGAGGCGCTGGCCATTCCTATCTACCCAGAATTGACTGAGGACGATCAGGCGTACGTGGTATCGACTATCGCACGATTCTATAATGGATAAGCCGTGCCCTTCTTAAAGAGAGATTAGCGGCACGAGCGTCTGATAACAACTGATTTAAAGAATTACGCAAATGCGAAAAGAGTTGCTGGTTCGTGTCATCGGGTGGCCTGGTGGGTTGAATCCGAAAAGCGTTGATCAAGAAGATGAGCGCACTCGGTTCTCAGAAGTAGTAATAACATCTGATGCTGATATCGATGATCTAAAATTGCCACTGGCCTTAAAGAATCAATTAAGGGATTTTTGGGGTTCCAGCTCTCAAGTATTATCGGCAGAGATCGCCGCAGAGGATTTGTCGAATTCCAAAATTAAGCTTGTAGCGGAGCGGGTTGTAGAGCGGCGTAGACTAGTTGTTTTTGGAGCCGGGCATGTGGGGCGAAGCGTGGCTTTGATAGGAGCGATGCTAGGCTTGGATGTAACTCTGCTTGATGACCGGCAAGAGTTCTTAGTGCGAGATCAGTTGTCTGACTGGGGAATCCGGACCCGTGTGGTTGACTTTGAGGATATTGGCGATTCGATTGAGTCTCAGGAAAACCTGGCAATTGTTATTGTCACTCGCGGGCACCAATGTGATGAGGCTATTCTTAGGCAAGTGGCAAAGCTTGGTGCCGCGTATGTCGGCATGATTGGTAGCCGGCGCAGGGTCGCCGGAGTATTTCAGCGGCTAAAACACGCAGGGATCAGTCAATCCTTTTTAGATAAGGTAAAGGCACCTATCGGGTTGGAAATTGGCTCAAGCTCTCCTCAGGAGATTGCCGTGGCCATTCATGCGGAGATCATTAAGCATTTTGCAGAAGTAAGGTAGGCTCATAAGCTCTAAAGAGAGATTAGGGAAGGGGAGCTATGGCAGCGAAGTTAACTGACTTTTTTGGACTTGAAGATCAATTGTCAGATGAAGAGCGGCTCGCAATGCAGTCGATCCGCGAGTTTGTTCAGGCTGAGATCAAACCGGTTATTGCAGATTGTTTCGAGCGGGGAGAGTTTCCGCGTGATCTCATACCAAAACTTGGACAACTTGGAGTTCTGGGCGCCAACCTTCCGGGTGATTATGGCTGCGCTGGCATGAATAATGTCGCTTATGGCTTAATCATGCAGGAATTAGAAGCCGGCGATTCAGGAATCCGCAGCTTTGCATCAGTTCAGGGCGCGCTCTGCATGTATCCGATTTATGCATTCGGATCGGAATCACAGCGCCGCGAATTCCTGCCAGCAATGGCAGAAGGCAAACTGATCGGCTGCTTTGGCTTGACGGAACCCAACTTCGGGTCGAACCCCGCCGGGATGGCAACCAGAGCAAAGCAGGTTGCGGATGGATGGCTCCTTAATGGCTCTAAGGCATGGATTACGAATGGCAATATTGCCGATCTCGCTATTGTCTGGGCGAAGACCGAAGACGGAACGATCAGGGGGTTTATCGTCGAAAAAGGCGCGGGGGGATTTTCAGCTAAAGAGACGCATCATAAATTAAGCTTGCGAGCCTCGATTACCTCAGAGCTATCATTTGAGGATTGCTTGATCCCTGAGAATCGCGTATTGCCGGATGCCTTGGGCCTCAAGGCTCCTTTGATGTGCTTGACGCAGGCACGCTATGGGATTGCTTGGGGAGTACTTGGTGCGGCCAGAGACTGC is a genomic window containing:
- a CDS encoding histidine kinase dimerization/phospho-acceptor domain-containing protein, producing MATPDEVGCDMGEARLLQALPGSRKIGPVGGRICFDGWYGLCSENKGFPVRQSPEFAKAEGRIYSRSAMRRSDQMVTELMEQQKAPWLRLLDFLDEEVTFHSADGQILYANQRLLESSGGAAFEWLGKPCEAVFPPEQCPHVEALRDRAPIQIEANGGPSGRRRTVTVVPLMGANGEVEGYARLSALPRATPSQEALLKAEHFATLGQMMSGIAHDVGTPLNIISGYAEYLLMRTKGEATGHKELTAILEQTRRVAEYIRIMLDLARPSQGRVDAIELKGFLGDSLDLMGSHLRKASVRVELSCQSAPPVIYGDGPRLRQAFFNLLLNAGRRLGAGGQLELGIEEPPEMPGFIGVRLTGLDREGRSQDFAESFAEFLAPRRNWGKEEMGLMLTRGILDEYGAKVAALPVEGHGVGLIVYLPKRAGGMVTGQPAQR
- a CDS encoding sigma-54 dependent transcriptional regulator gives rise to the protein MKQKILIVEDEAQMCDLLMSFFGDKGYKVTAVQNGEDAIARLEEEDFALVITDIKLPGMSGLELLARLRQEWQDVAVIIMTAFSSISSAVEAMKLGAEDYIGKPFQLDELAITVDKALERRSLRREVRELRAEVRDRYNFSNIVGRSKPMLQLFEVIRRIAARRDASALIIGSTGTGKELVARAIHYNSDRRDAPFMPINCSAIPETLLESELFGHQKGAFTGAHETRRGLLEEAQGGTVFLDEINTLSQNLQVKLLRVLQERVVRRVGGRENITIDIRLVSASNLDLEEAVKRGEFRQDLFYRLSVVPVRLPDLKDRREDIPLLVSHFLQKFSQQHGEPMRRFSSEAMRVLMTHAWPGNVRELENAVEHALTMGSGDILTMDDLPSSVTSPERDIVEEATLDNVSLAEVERRYIVKILEKMGHHQIKTAQILGIDRRTLYRRLRQYGYGGHLRDEDSDFFDPSEDTVQVRAPSL
- a CDS encoding MBL fold metallo-hydrolase; the protein is MGIFIKQLLAGREFAETNPIAGQMANFVYLLGDDQTRECMVVDPAWDVSGILDEIDRQELRLTGALVTHYHSDHVGGELFGHHIDGLAELMRLRPVKVYVNQLEAEGIRLVTGLSDSDMIKVSGGDQVEVGGESLRFLHTPGHTPGSQCFLMGSSLVSGDTLFIGGCGRVDLPGGNAEQLYYSLTQVLGKLPDDTELFPGHNYATRPSSTIGRERQENFTMRVGSLAEWRRLMG
- a CDS encoding DegT/DnrJ/EryC1/StrS family aminotransferase; this translates as MSTAEMRKIPMLDLKAQYRNLAEETESAVKRVLESQQLILGPEVKDLEREIAAYCQCEYAVGCASGSDALLLALMAFDVGPGDEVITTPFTFFATAGSIIRLGAKPVFVDIDPQSFNMNVATLASAVTARTKAIMPVHLFGQCVEMESVEQVARRTGAAIIEDAAQAIGAEYYGRRAGSLGDVAAFSFYPSKNLGGAGDGGMLTTNRSEVAEELRMLRAHGAKRKYYHDRVGVNSRLDSLQAAILRVKFRYLDDWAAARQANARRYDDLFDEAGLRENGQVTVPSVGAGQHHVFNQYVIRVEKRDDLRAYLNGCGVGTEIYYPVPMHLQTCFADLGYAKGDFIEAEKAADEALAIPIYPELTEDDQAYVVSTIARFYNG
- a CDS encoding XdhC family protein: MRKELLVRVIGWPGGLNPKSVDQEDERTRFSEVVITSDADIDDLKLPLALKNQLRDFWGSSSQVLSAEIAAEDLSNSKIKLVAERVVERRRLVVFGAGHVGRSVALIGAMLGLDVTLLDDRQEFLVRDQLSDWGIRTRVVDFEDIGDSIESQENLAIVIVTRGHQCDEAILRQVAKLGAAYVGMIGSRRRVAGVFQRLKHAGISQSFLDKVKAPIGLEIGSSSPQEIAVAIHAEIIKHFAEVR
- a CDS encoding acyl-CoA dehydrogenase family protein — encoded protein: MAAKLTDFFGLEDQLSDEERLAMQSIREFVQAEIKPVIADCFERGEFPRDLIPKLGQLGVLGANLPGDYGCAGMNNVAYGLIMQELEAGDSGIRSFASVQGALCMYPIYAFGSESQRREFLPAMAEGKLIGCFGLTEPNFGSNPAGMATRAKQVADGWLLNGSKAWITNGNIADLAIVWAKTEDGTIRGFIVEKGAGGFSAKETHHKLSLRASITSELSFEDCLIPENRVLPDALGLKAPLMCLTQARYGIAWGVLGAARDCFEVAVQYAKERVQFSKPIAGFQLTQEKLAKMYTEICKAQLLCMQIGRMKDAGTLRPAHVSMAKMNNVAMALECARTARSVLGANGIVGEYPIMRHMCNLESVYTYEGTNEVHILVLGQHITGISAFE